A region of the Acidobacteriota bacterium genome:
CTGAAAATCCGGCGCGTGATTGAAGTGGAAACGCAGGCCGCAGTCACCGACGCCATGCTGGCGGCGCGCAAGGCCTTGTTGCGGCAGCGGCTGACAACGCTTAAACCTTGCGACGTGCGGCAGGCCGATCCGTTGGGCGACGGCAGTCAGTACGATCTTTTATTCTCGGCTTATTGCGTAGATGCGGCTTCGGACTCGGCGGCGGAATGGCGGCTGTGGATGCAAAACCTCTTAACGCTGTGCCGCGACGATGGCGTCGTCTTGCTGGTGTCATCCAGCAAAGCGCGGCAATACCGCATCGGCAACCAGCTTTTCCCCGAAGCCAACATTGACGCGAACGACATGTCAGCGGCGTTGCTGGCAGCAGGCTTTTCGCCGCAACGCATCCGGCTTGAAACCGTAGCGATCAAGGATTGGGCGGAAGACGCTTTCAACGCCATCACCATCGCCATTGCCGAAAAGGGCGCGGCCAGGGAGGGGGATGCCACAGCCGTCTGACCTTTTTCACCTCACCCGCCATTTGCCAACGCCCTTGCTGGTCATTGACCAAGCGCAGGTGTGCGCGAACATCGGGCAGTTGCGGCAGGCTTTGCCAGCAGTCGAATTGTTTTACGCCGTGAAATGCAACGCTCACCCGCACGTACTGGCAGCCGTGCAACAGATGGAAGCCGGTTTCGAGATCGCGTCCCTCAGCGAAGCCGCGACCGTGCGGCGTATGGGCGTAGCGCCGGAACGCATCATCTGCTTGCATCCGATCAAAGCGCCGGAATTTTTGCGCTACTTGCATCGTCATCAGATTGGCGTGCTGGCGGCGGATAGCCGCGCCGAACTCGACAAGCTGGCCGCACACGCACCGCACAGCCGCATCGTCTTACGCCTCAACGTCGCCAACACCGGCAGCGTTTTCCCTCTGAGCAACAAGTTCGGCAGCGCGCCGGAGGAAGCGTTGGGTCTGTTGAGTTATGCCCGCGAACGTGGGCTGCAACCGCATGGGTTGACGATTCACGTCGGCTCGCAATGTGAACGCGCGGCGACGTGGACAGAAGCGTTGCACGTTTGCCGCCAAGTCTGGCGCGACGCGCATCGAGCTGGATTTGCGCTGAAATTATTAAGCCTGGGTGGTGGCTTGCCTGCGCCCTACGCGCCGGAGGGGCTGACGGCGGCACAAGTGGCGTTGACGATACGCACCGCGCTGGAAAACTTCGCTTTGCCCACCGGCTGCGCCCTCAGTATCGAACCGGGCCGCGCCCTGGTCGCCAATGCCGGGACGCTCATCGCCTCGGTCGTAGGCTTAGCCGAACGTCAGAACGGCAGTTGGGCCTATCTCGATGCCGGTGTTTATCACGGCCTGTTTGAAGCTTGCGCGGCGGGCGGCGGCTTGCCTTTTCAACTGAGCACGAATCAACCCGGTCGTCCGCCCATGCTTTACAACCTCGGCGGCCCGACCTGCGACGGCTTCGATATGCCGTTCGAACGCCGCGCCTTGCCGGAACTGCGCCTCGGCGACCGGGTCGCGATTCACACTGCCGGTGCGTATTCGACAGAGCTTTCTTCTACGTTTAACGGCTTTCCGGCGCCGACGGTGTATGGGTTGGAGGAGTTACAGCAGTAACTATTGCC
Encoded here:
- a CDS encoding type III PLP-dependent enzyme, which codes for MPQPSDLFHLTRHLPTPLLVIDQAQVCANIGQLRQALPAVELFYAVKCNAHPHVLAAVQQMEAGFEIASLSEAATVRRMGVAPERIICLHPIKAPEFLRYLHRHQIGVLAADSRAELDKLAAHAPHSRIVLRLNVANTGSVFPLSNKFGSAPEEALGLLSYARERGLQPHGLTIHVGSQCERAATWTEALHVCRQVWRDAHRAGFALKLLSLGGGLPAPYAPEGLTAAQVALTIRTALENFALPTGCALSIEPGRALVANAGTLIASVVGLAERQNGSWAYLDAGVYHGLFEACAAGGGLPFQLSTNQPGRPPMLYNLGGPTCDGFDMPFERRALPELRLGDRVAIHTAGAYSTELSSTFNGFPAPTVYGLEELQQ